The following are from one region of the Deinococcus planocerae genome:
- the mobA gene encoding molybdenum cofactor guanylyltransferase: MSSRSAGPEVASPVTVSLPPSAPRWSAVVLGGGDPGDPFAAAHGVAVKALIPVGGEPMALHVLRALRGSGRVSRVAYVGPTTPDLDPWIDERVTDHGTLLSNLEAGVEALSALGLSPGERVLVATADIPLLTPEQLAQVLAGAPGDAALVYPVVRREDCERAFPGVRRTYARLRGGTFTGGNVFLLDPRLVGRFLPRLREVLAARKAPLKLARLIGPGVLVRLLTGRLTVRELETRVSAILGVTARALITPHAAIGNDVDQEADLRLAEAHLRAVQDGSRPPAPPQSRA, encoded by the coding sequence ATGAGTTCCCGTTCCGCCGGGCCAGAGGTCGCTTCCCCGGTCACCGTCTCCCTCCCACCGTCCGCGCCGCGCTGGAGCGCCGTGGTGCTCGGCGGCGGCGATCCCGGCGACCCCTTCGCGGCGGCCCACGGGGTCGCGGTCAAGGCCCTGATTCCGGTGGGGGGCGAGCCGATGGCCCTGCACGTGCTGCGGGCCCTGCGCGGGAGCGGGCGAGTGTCCCGGGTCGCCTACGTGGGCCCGACCACCCCCGACCTCGACCCCTGGATCGACGAGCGCGTCACCGACCACGGCACCCTCCTGAGCAATCTGGAAGCCGGGGTGGAGGCGCTCTCGGCCCTGGGGCTGAGCCCCGGCGAGCGCGTCCTCGTCGCCACCGCCGACATCCCGCTCCTCACCCCGGAGCAACTCGCGCAGGTGCTCGCGGGGGCGCCGGGGGACGCCGCCCTCGTCTACCCGGTCGTCCGGCGCGAGGACTGCGAGCGGGCCTTTCCCGGGGTGCGCCGCACCTACGCCCGGCTGCGGGGCGGCACCTTCACGGGCGGGAACGTCTTCCTGCTCGACCCCCGGCTCGTCGGCAGGTTCCTCCCCCGGCTGCGCGAGGTGCTCGCCGCCCGCAAGGCCCCCCTTAAACTCGCCCGGCTGATCGGCCCCGGCGTGCTGGTGCGGCTGCTCACGGGCCGCCTCACCGTCCGGGAGCTGGAGACGCGGGTCAGCGCCATCCTCGGCGTGACCGCCCGCGCGCTGATCACCCCGCACGCCGCCATCGGCAACGACGTGGATCAGGAGGCCGACCTGCGGCTGGCCGAGGCCCACCTGCGGGCCGTGCAGGACGGGTCACGGCCCCCGGCGCCGCCCCAATCCCGAGCCTGA
- a CDS encoding response regulator transcription factor — protein sequence MRLLLVEDDPRIAEPTLGALRESGYTVTWAQTGTEGLEAALLGDFGLIVLDVMLPGMDGFAVARELRAAEVDAPILFLTARGELADRVQGLDLGGDAYLVKPFAVPELLATLRALSRRERGQGAPRVSFADGHGTLDTVARTVTWDGTEVAVTGREYALIETLALSPERWFTREELLDRVWGPEFGGEARIVDVYVRYLRRKLAPGAVTSERGRGYRVER from the coding sequence ATGCGTCTGCTGCTCGTCGAGGACGACCCCCGCATCGCCGAGCCCACGCTGGGGGCCCTGCGCGAGTCGGGCTACACGGTCACCTGGGCCCAGACGGGGACCGAGGGCCTGGAGGCCGCCCTGCTCGGCGACTTTGGGCTGATCGTGCTCGACGTGATGCTGCCGGGCATGGACGGCTTCGCGGTGGCGCGGGAGCTCCGCGCGGCGGAGGTGGACGCGCCCATCCTCTTCCTGACGGCGCGGGGCGAACTCGCCGACCGGGTGCAGGGCCTCGACCTGGGGGGAGACGCCTACCTCGTCAAGCCCTTCGCGGTGCCCGAACTCCTCGCCACCCTGCGGGCCCTGTCGCGCCGCGAGCGGGGGCAGGGAGCGCCGCGCGTGTCGTTCGCGGACGGTCACGGCACCCTCGACACGGTGGCGCGCACCGTGACCTGGGACGGGACGGAAGTCGCCGTGACGGGCCGCGAGTACGCCCTGATCGAGACGCTGGCCCTCTCGCCCGAACGCTGGTTCACCCGCGAGGAACTGCTCGACCGGGTGTGGGGCCCCGAGTTCGGCGGCGAGGCGCGCATCGTGGACGTCTACGTGCGCTACCTGCGCCGCAAACTCGCGCCGGGGGCGGTGACGAGCGAGCGGGGCCGCGGCTACCGGGTGGAGCGGTGA
- a CDS encoding sensor histidine kinase, translating into MSFNPHLTLRARLALWAALATGLAVALVAAGLFFTVNNFLFAAQRDRLTGAVATVQARVESALGRGEDLFGALLGETLGPADLEGILDADPQTRSLDARLVTVGRGEVRAVATRRFPQGIPLNQRPGTYRAGDRLIAVRIVAGGRAALTVVSDARALGEARTAFARALWILVPLALGLSLLVGWTVAGRLLAPVRALEGAAREIGAGGDLRRPVPGAGPGDELSRLALTLQGTFHRLADAREREQDFVRAAAHDLRSPLAALTARVDATLARDRDPGRYRSELREIGTDLTRLATLADHLLLLARDPSAMGRENVPLRDLAAGAVDRARELDPEADVDLVAPQPVTVAGDRVLLGQAIWNLTVNAVRHAPGATVTVTVADGSGGATVEVRDDGPGVPPDVLARLGEPFYRPDASRSAGGHGLGLALVRRAAGLHGGTLTLESGPGKGFTATLRLPASPAAGSTGREERVLRSQT; encoded by the coding sequence GTGTCCTTTAACCCGCACCTGACCCTGCGCGCCCGGCTCGCGCTGTGGGCGGCGCTGGCGACGGGGCTGGCGGTGGCCCTCGTCGCGGCGGGGCTGTTTTTCACGGTGAACAATTTTCTCTTCGCGGCGCAGCGCGACCGCCTGACCGGGGCGGTGGCGACCGTGCAGGCGCGGGTGGAATCGGCGTTGGGGCGCGGCGAGGACCTCTTCGGGGCGCTGCTCGGCGAGACGCTGGGCCCGGCGGACCTGGAGGGCATCCTCGACGCCGACCCCCAGACCCGCAGCCTCGACGCGCGCCTGGTGACGGTGGGCCGGGGAGAGGTGCGGGCGGTGGCGACCCGGCGTTTTCCACAGGGAATTCCCCTCAACCAGCGCCCCGGCACCTACCGGGCAGGGGACCGACTGATCGCTGTGCGGATCGTAGCGGGGGGCCGCGCCGCCCTGACCGTGGTGAGCGACGCGCGGGCGCTCGGGGAGGCGAGGACGGCCTTCGCGCGGGCGCTGTGGATTCTCGTGCCGCTCGCCCTGGGGCTGTCCCTGCTCGTGGGCTGGACGGTCGCCGGGCGGCTCCTCGCTCCCGTGCGGGCATTGGAGGGCGCGGCGCGCGAGATCGGGGCGGGGGGGGACCTGCGGCGGCCCGTGCCGGGAGCGGGGCCGGGCGACGAACTCTCGCGGCTGGCGCTGACCCTCCAGGGGACCTTCCATCGCCTCGCCGACGCCCGTGAGCGCGAGCAGGACTTCGTGCGGGCGGCGGCCCACGACCTGCGCAGCCCCCTCGCCGCCCTGACCGCCCGGGTGGACGCCACCCTCGCCCGCGACCGTGACCCCGGGCGCTACCGCTCGGAACTCCGCGAGATCGGCACCGACCTCACCCGCCTCGCCACCCTCGCCGACCACCTCCTGCTCCTCGCCCGTGACCCCTCGGCGATGGGGCGGGAGAACGTGCCCCTGCGCGACCTCGCCGCGGGCGCCGTGGACCGGGCCCGCGAACTCGACCCCGAGGCGGACGTGGACCTCGTGGCCCCGCAGCCTGTGACCGTGGCGGGCGACCGGGTGCTGCTCGGGCAGGCGATCTGGAACCTGACCGTGAACGCCGTGCGGCACGCGCCGGGGGCGACGGTGACGGTGACCGTGGCGGACGGCTCCGGCGGGGCCACCGTGGAGGTGCGCGACGACGGCCCCGGCGTTCCCCCCGACGTGCTCGCGCGGCTCGGCGAGCCCTTCTACCGTCCGGACGCGAGCCGCAGCGCGGGCGGGCACGGCCTGGGCCTCGCACTCGTGCGGCGGGCGGCGGGGTTGCACGGCGGCACGCTGACGCTGGAGAGCGGGCCGGGGAAGGGCTTCACGGCCACCCTGCGCCTGCCCGCCTCTCCCGCCGCAGGCAGCACGGGGCGAGAGGAGCGGGTGCTACGCTCACAGACATGA
- a CDS encoding YkvA family protein, whose protein sequence is MTSRLRLFWRDALALLFAVGDRRTPGRARLAALLALAYALSPVDLIPDLTPILGVGDDLVVVPTILALAARGLPAPVLTDARRRSMTLQRRLPWLLPLLGVGLLAGMGLLGWALLRGLNG, encoded by the coding sequence GTGACCTCTCGACTTCGGCTGTTCTGGCGGGACGCGCTGGCGCTGCTGTTCGCGGTGGGAGACCGCCGGACGCCGGGACGGGCGCGGCTGGCGGCCCTCCTCGCCCTCGCCTACGCGCTGAGCCCGGTGGACCTGATCCCCGATCTGACGCCGATCCTGGGGGTGGGAGACGATCTCGTCGTGGTGCCGACGATTCTGGCGCTGGCGGCGCGCGGCCTTCCTGCCCCCGTGTTGACGGACGCCCGGCGGCGGAGCATGACGCTCCAAAGGAGGCTGCCGTGGCTGCTGCCGCTGCTCGGCGTCGGGCTGCTCGCTGGGATGGGGCTGCTCGGCTGGGCCCTGCTGCGCGGCTTGAACGGTTAA
- a CDS encoding GNAT family N-acetyltransferase, protein MVLETERLILRRFTEADENLLWNLDRDPAVMRFLTGGRPTPREVVREEVLPGILAEYGRWETYGRWAAEERATGAFLGWFALRPVAEQPASVELGYRLKRSAWGRGYGAEGARALVCRAFAQPEVERVVAFTMTVNLASRRVMEKVGLRYVRTFFVDWPEVIEGSEAGDVEYALTRAEWKEGRAGRVL, encoded by the coding sequence ATGGTGTTGGAAACGGAGCGGTTGATCCTGCGGCGCTTCACGGAGGCCGACGAGAACCTGCTGTGGAACCTCGACCGCGACCCCGCCGTCATGCGCTTCCTGACCGGCGGACGGCCCACCCCGCGCGAGGTCGTCCGGGAGGAGGTGCTGCCCGGGATTCTGGCGGAGTACGGGCGCTGGGAGACCTATGGCCGCTGGGCCGCCGAGGAGCGCGCGACCGGGGCGTTCCTGGGCTGGTTCGCCCTGCGACCCGTCGCGGAGCAGCCCGCTTCGGTCGAACTCGGCTACCGGCTGAAGCGGTCGGCCTGGGGACGGGGCTACGGGGCGGAGGGGGCACGCGCCCTGGTGTGCCGGGCCTTCGCCCAACCCGAGGTCGAGCGCGTCGTCGCCTTCACGATGACCGTCAACCTGGCCTCCCGGCGAGTGATGGAGAAGGTCGGGCTGCGGTACGTGCGGACTTTCTTCGTGGACTGGCCGGAGGTCATCGAGGGCTCGGAGGCGGGCGACGTCGAGTACGCCCTGACGCGGGCGGAGTGGAAAGAGGGGCGGGCCGGACGTGTCCTTTAA
- the rpmA gene encoding 50S ribosomal protein L27 encodes MAHKKGVGSSKNGRDSNPKYLGVKKFGGEQVLAGNILVRQRGTKFKAGPNVGMGRDHTLFALSDGQVVFTNRGEKGRFISVQAPSATVAAD; translated from the coding sequence ATGGCACACAAGAAAGGCGTGGGTTCGTCCAAGAACGGACGCGACAGCAACCCCAAGTACCTGGGCGTCAAGAAGTTCGGCGGCGAGCAGGTCCTCGCGGGCAACATCCTCGTGCGCCAGCGCGGCACGAAGTTCAAGGCCGGGCCGAACGTGGGCATGGGCCGTGACCACACCCTCTTCGCCCTCTCGGACGGGCAGGTCGTGTTCACCAACCGCGGCGAGAAGGGGCGCTTCATCAGCGTCCAGGCCCCCAGCGCGACGGTCGCCGCCGACTGA
- a CDS encoding ferredoxin, with protein sequence MPHVIVSSCIGVKDQACTEVCPVECIYDGGDQFLIHPDECIDCGACVPACPVSAIFPEEDVPGGETEFIVKNRAYFGL encoded by the coding sequence ATGCCTCACGTGATTGTCAGCTCCTGCATCGGCGTCAAGGACCAGGCCTGCACCGAGGTGTGCCCGGTCGAGTGCATCTACGACGGCGGCGACCAGTTCCTCATCCACCCCGACGAGTGCATCGACTGCGGGGCCTGCGTTCCCGCCTGCCCGGTCAGCGCCATCTTCCCCGAGGAGGACGTGCCCGGCGGGGAGACCGAGTTCATCGTCAAGAACCGCGCCTACTTCGGCCTGTAA
- a CDS encoding magnesium transporter CorA family protein — MLTYYRSVGGKLQTIDGYIDGCWINATAPTAEELARVSRETGLPLDYLSYPLDPDERSRFEREDGQLLIIMQTSYRLGEDSDIPYDTVPLGILHTDHCLVTVCALENPVVKDVVGGLVRRVSTAKKNRLTLQLFLRNAQRFLIDVRQINKRVDTIEDRMETATRNKELMDLLKLEKSLVYFITGLKANEAMMERVKRDRIFEMYEEDSDLLDDVLIENLQAIEMASIASNILTSMAGAFASVISNNVNQVVKVLTVTTILVAIPTLVTSIFGMNIPLPFSESPEALWIVLGIASMLAGTLAFLFYRWRVF; from the coding sequence GTGCTGACGTACTACCGCAGCGTCGGCGGCAAGCTCCAGACCATCGACGGCTACATCGACGGCTGCTGGATCAACGCCACCGCTCCCACCGCCGAGGAACTCGCCCGCGTGAGCCGCGAGACGGGCCTCCCCCTCGACTACCTCAGCTACCCCCTCGATCCCGACGAGAGAAGCCGCTTCGAGCGCGAGGACGGCCAGCTCCTGATCATCATGCAGACGAGCTACCGCCTGGGCGAGGACAGCGACATTCCCTACGACACCGTGCCGCTCGGTATCCTGCACACCGACCACTGCCTCGTTACCGTCTGCGCGCTGGAAAACCCGGTCGTCAAGGACGTGGTGGGCGGCCTCGTGCGGCGGGTGAGCACCGCCAAGAAGAACAGGCTGACCCTGCAACTGTTCCTCCGCAACGCCCAGCGCTTTCTCATCGACGTGCGGCAGATCAACAAGCGGGTGGACACCATCGAGGACCGGATGGAGACCGCCACCCGCAACAAGGAGCTGATGGACCTCCTGAAGCTCGAAAAGAGCCTGGTGTACTTCATCACCGGCCTCAAGGCGAACGAGGCGATGATGGAGCGGGTCAAGCGCGACCGCATCTTCGAGATGTACGAGGAGGATTCGGACCTCCTCGATGACGTGCTCATCGAGAACCTTCAGGCCATCGAGATGGCTTCGATAGCCAGCAACATCCTCACGAGCATGGCGGGTGCGTTCGCCTCGGTCATCAGCAACAACGTCAATCAGGTCGTGAAGGTGCTGACGGTGACGACCATTCTGGTGGCGATCCCCACGCTGGTGACGAGCATCTTCGGCATGAACATCCCGCTGCCCTTCTCCGAGAGCCCCGAGGCCCTGTGGATCGTGCTCGGCATCGCCTCGATGCTGGCGGGGACGCTGGCCTTCCTGTTCTACCGCTGGCGGGTGTTTTGA
- the rplU gene encoding 50S ribosomal protein L21, which produces MFAIIETGGKQYRVQEGDVLRVENLQGAAGEQLTLTPLFVGGEQTVFGQDAGRFTVQAEVVEHGRGKKIYIRKYKSGIQYRRRTGHRQGYTAIRILGIQG; this is translated from the coding sequence ATGTTTGCGATCATTGAGACGGGCGGCAAGCAGTACCGCGTGCAGGAAGGCGACGTCTTGCGCGTCGAGAATCTCCAGGGCGCGGCGGGCGAGCAGCTCACCCTGACTCCCCTCTTCGTGGGCGGCGAGCAGACGGTGTTCGGGCAGGACGCCGGGCGCTTCACGGTGCAGGCCGAGGTCGTGGAGCATGGCCGGGGCAAGAAGATCTACATCCGCAAGTACAAGAGCGGCATCCAGTACCGCCGCCGCACCGGGCACCGCCAGGGCTACACGGCGATCCGGATTCTGGGTATCCAGGGCTGA